A window of Punica granatum isolate Tunisia-2019 chromosome 8, ASM765513v2, whole genome shotgun sequence genomic DNA:
aatgtgTCAATGCTACTGAAATTAGAATACAAAAAATTTCTGATATCAATTTATAGTTTACAAtccaaaatttgatttttttttttaatcgcCCTCTTCATCTTAAAATACATCTCTGAGGTCTAATGTCTATGAATCAATGTGAATCTCTCGACAAACTATACCGAGAACGACTCTAAGAGACATAATCTACATAAAAAGCTGACTTCTTCTTCCTACTACCTGTTCAAGATCTTGAAGTCAATTCGCGGTGCATTCCCGGAGGTAAGGGTGGGTGTGATCCACATATCTCCACCAGAGAGGCTTGTACCTGCTAATCCCGATCTCAAGCCATGGCTTTAGATTCCCGTTGAAGTGAATCACTGCTGCGCTATCAATGAGACGGTCGTCGATGTTCACATCATGGCCCAACCCCAGCACATGCCACCTGCGATCGAGCGGCTCAGTCAGACCATAGAAGGCCAGAAGGCCCACAGGCAGGGTCCCCGATCTCCACACTGTCCGGTCGGAATTCAATTCTAGCCAGTACAAATATTGTGCGGTGATGTCGGCCCTCCTCCACTCAGCCAGATTGAAGATGTTCATGCCAAAGGCCCACCCGCAGGCCTGTGGATCAATCTTTGAGCTGACAACCGGGTTCGAGAAGTTGATGTACTTGTAGTACCGGTGGAATGATTCCAAGCAGGTTTCCACAGCCCCGTTAACATTCCCGTGCAGATCCAAGGAAAAGAGAAGGCTCAGGTCCTTCTGAACAACAACATCGTCATCAAGAAAGACAACCTTCTCAAGCTCAGGGTAGATCTCTGCTGTATAAAACCGTAGGTGGTTGAGCAACGAAGTATCCTTTGGGTCCTGCAGCTTAGGCAGTTCATCTTTGACATCTCCAGGACCAACTACAGGAGAGAAAGAAGCGTTGACCCATGAGAGCTCTCGCACATTCCGAACTTCGATGGTGGATCCACTGAAATTGTTGCCATTGAACCAAGACAGCATTGCTCCATAATTTATACTATCAGTAACAATATGGAACACAAGATCCTTCGGGCTGTTAGAGTTAGAAACCGTTGAGTTAACGACTACAGATGCGGCGAGGACATTATCTGAGAACAAGCAGAAGTGATGAAGACTATTGTCCACGAGACGAGCAGAATTTGAACTCTGTCTCCCGTTCTTGATTCTCTTCAATGGTGGGTCCTTCAGCCAATCGGCTATAAGTTTCAGATTGAGGCAATGGAGACTTCTGGGGACTGATTCGGCCACAAGTCGACCAGATACTATGGACTGAACTGTGGACGAACTGGCACGTTGCTCGAGAGCTTGCATGTGGGATTTCATGGTTACTATTGTGGTAGCAATATCATAGTGCAAGTCTTGTGCCTTGAGAAAAAGCGAAGACAGGCTTTTCATTAACGATTCTGCTTCGGCTAATGAGATGATCTCTCCTCTCATGGCGGCTTTGGAGAGCAGGAGCTGGGATGATCGGATCTTTGAACTCAGTTCCCATGCTAAGTGAAGGTCGTTATGCTCCTTTGCTATGACGACATAAGCCTTGGCAAGTATAATTTGCTCGGACAACTGCTGAGAAAATGATGTAGCACTCACTACTTCGTCTGTGAATTTTGAACTACTGTGGGCTTCTCTTCGTTTACTCACACTATTCTCCTGAAAACAATGAGAAATCGAGTGTCAAGTTAATCTTCAAACGAACAACTTAACGTAAAGATCCAATCTGCAATCATATCAGAAGTCAATCGATGGTCAAGACATTTCTTCATAATAGCAACCTAAGGGACTGTAGATACATATGTACCTACCAGTTTGCCTAAACCACAGTGAACtcataaaatcatattagTACCACCATTGTAGAAAACGGCAACCAAACTTGTTGAGAAACTCAAATCTCTCGTATAAAACATGCAGGACGTGACGTATAATAGCTCAAATGGAGAAACAAACATTTTAAACTGAGGACAAATGGACCGATCATTTTAAAGTTTTGGTTGAGGCtcaaaataagtaaaaatcaaagaaagcAAAGATTCTGAAAGCTTAAAGCTGAATCCAAATTGACCATTTCCTCCATACAGCAAAGGCAATTAGCTCTTATCCATCTGGGTTGTGTAAGAATCAACACACTTATACTTATTGGCAATGTAAAGATTCCCAGAACCGGAACACAGTATAGTCATCTATCTATCGCCGATAATGCCCGTATGCCGATCCCTAAATGGTGCTTGCATTCAAAATGTCATTTCAAACGTTAAACACGACCACTTACATCTATGAAAGAAATGCAGAGCTACACGCGCAGCTCCATCAGGAGGCAGCTGAGCTGCCGTAATCAATCCAAGAGCAATGAAATTCTTAATTATAAACTGACAAAGACACTGAATAAGAACAAACCCAGACAGctaaaatgagaaaataagcccaaaaaaaaaaatgttgttCCTTTTTCCTCGGTCATACTCTTACCATTACAAGCTGGGCGGCACGACCTTCGTGGTGATTGTGATGAACCACAAACAGTATACACCCAGCGACGAAGAACAGCCCAAGAAGCGCCCAGATCCACCGCGTCGACCAGCGCCTCCGGCCAGACCGCCGGAAGTCGGCCGCTCGCCGCCGCATACTCCGCCGCCGCCACTGCCAAGATCAAGAAATCTCGGCTGCCCACATCTCAAATTTCACCGGGGAATCATCTGAGCACGCCGCCGTACGATTTTGTGCTGATTCCGGTGTCCTCCAGGTCAACGACCGACAGGGACAAGACAATGGGTCTCTCACCAGCTGACACTCGTCGTCACCTTGCCAATTAATCCTTGTCAGCTTGCCGATGCCCAAAATAGGTTGCATGTCTGGGTTGGACTGATATAGAAATGGGCCTAAGCGTGGGCCTTTTCTGGGCCTGGGCCTGGGCCTGGTCTTGAGCCGGTGTCGTTGCCATTGGAAGTTTTCCACGTGACCATGAGACATCTCAGTGAATTAGATGAGACTAATCACTGGTCGAATGTCGAACGATCTTGGACACAAAGTACTTTCAGTGAGCTTCACATTCACATTCTCACTGGGAGTTACTactctttcctttttgttgAATCAAATCTTAGCGGCGCTCTCATATGTGGACAAAAGTTATCGAGGCCAGTT
This region includes:
- the LOC116189391 gene encoding probable galacturonosyltransferase 11, producing MRRRAADFRRSGRRRWSTRWIWALLGLFFVAGCILFVVHHNHHEGRAAQLVMENSVSKRREAHSSSKFTDEVVSATSFSQQLSEQIILAKAYVVIAKEHNDLHLAWELSSKIRSSQLLLSKAAMRGEIISLAEAESLMKSLSSLFLKAQDLHYDIATTIVTMKSHMQALEQRASSSTVQSIVSGRLVAESVPRSLHCLNLKLIADWLKDPPLKRIKNGRQSSNSARLVDNSLHHFCLFSDNVLAASVVVNSTVSNSNSPKDLVFHIVTDSINYGAMLSWFNGNNFSGSTIEVRNVRELSWVNASFSPVVGPGDVKDELPKLQDPKDTSLLNHLRFYTAEIYPELEKVVFLDDDVVVQKDLSLLFSLDLHGNVNGAVETCLESFHRYYKYINFSNPVVSSKIDPQACGWAFGMNIFNLAEWRRADITAQYLYWLELNSDRTVWRSGTLPVGLLAFYGLTEPLDRRWHVLGLGHDVNIDDRLIDSAAVIHFNGNLKPWLEIGISRYKPLWWRYVDHTHPYLRECTAN